DNA from Coleofasciculaceae cyanobacterium:
TGTAGTATTCGGTCAGCTTTCCAATACGATAGTTAAACTCTTTGTAGCGATGCTTAAAATAAAGTTCGACATTACCTCTATGCTGCCAAGTACCCAGTACATTAATACTTATGTTTGAATAGTGTTGTTTTAAATCTTTCTCGATCTCTGGGAGGCGAGCGCACATCCGTCTACTGGTTACGCCTATCTTATGCAAAGTTTTACCATCAGCATTAATCTGAAGAAAATAAAGAGTAAATCGAAGTATGCGCTGTAGTTGCAGTTGATAAATTTTTAAGTCGGCTAGTTTTTCCTCTAACAGTTCTCCACCAATCGCTTTAGCCATCTCAACTGAGTTAGTCAATTTATCTAGTTCCGACAGTATCAATGGTTCTTGTACGGCGTTAGATCCAGATAGAGATAGTCCACCAACGGGAATCTTGCCCCTTGCGGTAAAGTAATAGCCTTGTGGTGTCCAATTGAATAGTTTCTTCATTTCTAGTTCAAAAGGAACAGTAATAATGGCGTAGTCTGTGTTGCCATACTCCCGCCACAGGTCTTTTAGTAGCTGAAAGTGTTTACCCGATAGCTGAAGATGAAAATTATCGTATAGCGGTAACGATGGCAGCTTGCCTTTTCTAATTTTAAGATAGGTTTCGTGACTATGAGCAAAGTGATGCTGCTTAATTCTGCCTTTCTTGGCTGTCAAACTGCGATGCCTTCGGCTAGCTTCGCAACCGCAAAAAGGACAAACAAGATTAGTTTTGCCCGAAGTTACCTCTTCAATCGTTATTAGTTCACCTTCGGGGCTAACCCTGTATTTTAACTGCCACATTAATTAAGAACAATTCGGGCGGTCAACATCTGGAGCGAACCTCCAGATTACGCCCTCAAAAAATACTAACCAGATATATAGTAATTTTGAATTAGTAAGGTAACAATCTATACCTAGTCAGATTTGTTGAAGTTAGGTGTTAGAAAATATCGTGATGTAGTTTACGCCTTTGTATAGCAACGGAACAATTTTGGTCGAATCGTGAAAACTCAGGTGCTGAAACCTTTATAAATAAATGAATTTTTATGTAAATTTAGAGTGATGCAGAGCGAATACAAATCAATTAGTATGAGATTATTACAGATAAACATATCAATTTATGACTGAAAGCATGGCTGAACTGGCAATGTTATGTCTTTTCGGAACTCTTTTAATGCTTAAAAACTTTTAATAAGTTAAAAATTATAACTATGTTGCAAATAAAAGATTTAAATCTAGCAAAAATTCTACCTTTATCGCTAATTCTGCTCCTTTTTCCTCTAACATCGTGTCAAGTAGAGCAAGAACAAGCAGGTCGCTTACCTGATGTAGAGGTAGAACCCGGAAGGTTACCAGAATTTGATATTGAGGGACCTGATGTAGATATTGGAGTAACCGAGCGCACTGTTACAGTGCCTAAGGTCGTTGTCGTACAGGAAGAAGAAACCATTGAAGTTCCTTACATTGATGTCGATGTACCAGGTGCAGAGCGCAGTGAGCGTACTCTCACTGTTGAAGTAGAGGTACCCTCTGCTGGTTATAATCTGGAGATTCAAGATGTATATGTGGTAAGCAATGAGCTTTGGGTAGTTTCTCAACTTGAAGAAGAAAATCCCAATGCACCCCAGGCAATAGTACGTGCATCGGATCGCATTGCTATTAATGCTCCAGATATGGCAGTGCGGCACTACATTATCGGAGAGCGCCCCACCGGTACCTTAAACGAACAGTACACATTTATTGGCAACCGCGAACAGATTGCCTCACAACTAGAATCAGGACGGCAGCTTTATCGACAACAGGGACAGGCTGGTAGCTAAGGCAAATTATACCGTTGAGCAAAAAAAGCTAGATAGAGCGAAACGCTGAAACGATCATAGCTCGACAATTCATTTCGACTAAATCATATTCAGTGATAGTTTAATATTAAATATTGAATATCGAACAGCTTCGTAAGAAATATCTAAAGTTAGTTAATGAAGAATTACCAGCACGAGCCAAGCAACGTGAGTTTCCCGTACATTTCAATCATTGTTTTGCCAGAATCATTCTCGACAATCTCTTCAATCGCTGTTGGTATGAAGTAATCGATCGCCAACAGAGTGCAGCCTACAAACAGCTATCGGTAGAACAGCTAGAAAGAGGTGTTTGTTTAGCAGAAGATTTTGGTCGCTAAGAGATTTTTTGATACTAACTTTTCCACTTTCGATTATTGGAGCTTAAATTTAGTATCTTCTGTAATAACTGTATAGTAATAGTTTTAGAAAAAACTGTCCCAGTAAAAGGCTAAAGTGGGACACTAGCTCAAAAATTCTCATCTTGTTCAGCAGCGATCGCAATAAAATTTTACTCTTAAAATCAAAATCTTTTATTTATAGGGGTTTCAGCACTTCAATTTTCCTTACCGACCAAAATTTCTCCGTTGCTATACAAAGGCCGTTTATGAATAAAGTGCGATCGCTCGTCGGGATACGCGGAGCGCGACGCGAAGGACGCGCCTCCAGGCGCTAATCCTTTAGGGCTAGTCCTTTAGGGTAATCGCAGCGAAGCCATTTTAAAAATATCGAATACGAAAATACTCAAACTATTCTATATATGACAGAGATTGAATGTTTGGCTTTAGTTATTATGATGCAATTTTAGAACTAGCTAAATCGATCAATTCCTGTAACTTTTCTGCTCCGATATATTCAATTATTTCTGATAAATTTTCTTCGGTAATCTCGCCCTGAGAAAGAATTCCCGCACGCCAATGATTGATATTGTCATAAATATTAGGGTCAATTCTCGCTGCATTTGCTTCTACGTATTGTTGGAGTTCATGAGCTAAAGCAAAGACGAGCTTTGACTGGTTTCGGTTTTGAGAACGGGAAGATTCGTTTTCCACAATTAATAATGAATTAGATTAGTAGTTATCATTTTTACTGAAAATACTACTTCTTTGTCTTAAGATTTTGCTCGATATCGAACGATAGCTTGTTCTAATTTTGGAGTCGAGGCTAGAATATTGCTTTAAATCTTGTCAAACGGCTTGCCGTACTTACTCCAGTTCTCTTTATTAAACGGTGACTGCCAGCGTAGAATTAATTCTCGCGATCGTCTTCAAACGAGCAGTGCGTAAGCGAAGCCATGCCGTAGGCTTATCGCTCGGTGTATCGTACCAAAAAGCACTACATATGCGAAGCGGTATCCTTTAGGACATCTTTACTTCTAATCCATACTTACGATGCAGTTCTACGTAATTTAGAGCGTAGTCTTTACAGTCATGCGTCCCGTTCCATCTAGCTTTGACTGTCTGCATTGTTTCTCCCACGTACAGCAGCAGTGGCAAGGCATTGTCGATGATGAAGTAGATACAGATTTTTTCTTGATGTTCTTTGAGTCTATAAAATTGGGTGTTATGCAGCTTTAAGGCAAAAGGGTTAATAGAATCGCTGTCGCAGTGACTTCTGGGTGGGTCAAACAAACTTGTTTGCTTTCCTAAAGGACGACGCGTAGCTAGTGTGACCGAAGGGAATCATGCACGGGCTTTAGCATACCGCTTCGCGTCCTAAAGGATTCCCTAAAGGGTACACCTTCGGATAAGCTAGCGCGTCACGCGAAGCTAGTCATGCACGGGCATATGGTGTAGGAGTATTAAGTGTGCGTTGTTGATACTTAAATATTCGTGATTTCCATTTTAATAAAGCCTCTTTATTTATTAACTCTTTCGGTTGCTCTACTCTAAAAGCAGGTCTTAGGTTGAATAGATTTAATTGTTCGCTCACGTTCGGTATCGGGTTGACTGCCAAAGCTGTCACAATATCACAATAAACTAAATAATTGTCTTCCCTCCGTCTACCATAATTGCTGCGCCGTGAACAAACTGAGCATTATCACTAGCCAAAAACAAGGCAACTTTCGCAATTTCTTCTGGAGTACCCAGCTTTCCTGCGGGAATAGAATCAACCGCAGCTTGAGCTTCCACTTTAGGGTTAGTTGCTAAATTAAATTCTGCCTGTAACATAGGCGTGTTAATAGGGCCTGGACAAAGAGCATTAACCCTAATTCCTTGTTTTGCCCATTCTGCCGATAAAGCTCTAGTCATGGCAATTACTGCCCCTTTAGTTCCACAATAAGCACTGTATAGGGGTTGACCAACGATCGCCAGTTCTGATGCCGTATTAATAATTACGCCTTCTTGCTGTTTTACCATTTGAGCGATCGCGTGTTTGCAGCCAAAAAAGACTCCTTTAAAATTAATTCCAATTAAACGATTCAAATCCGCTTCGGTAATTTCAGTAGTAGGTTTAATAATAGATATTCCTGCATTGTTGTGCATGATATCCAATCGACCAAACATCGATACAGTAAGAGCTATCGCATCCTTAACTTCTAGCTCTTTACTGACATCAAAAGCTAAAGCCCGACATTTTCCCCCTGCTTGCTCAATTAATTCTTGAGTAATTACAGCTTCAGTTTCATTAATATCTGCTGCCATAATAATCGCTCCTTCTGCTGCAAAACACATAGCAGTAGATCGACCAATTCCCGAGCCTGCCCCAGTAATCAGAGCAATTTTCTTTTTTAGCCTCATCAAAACTTACTACTTATTACCTAACGAAGTGCCTGAAGTACCTGACGTTTATGTTCAATAAACTCCCCTGTAAGTTTAATATCTAACTTACGTTGGGTTGGTAAATCGATGTTAATTGACTTTTCAATTCTCCCTGGGTGTGCCGACATAATATATATTTTCTTCGAGAGAAAGATTGCTTCTTCCACATCATGGGTAATCATCAACAGAGTAATGTGAGTCTTATCCCAGAGATCGTACAAAAACTCCTGCATTTGCTCTTTTGTTTGGGCATCTAAAGCCCCAAAAGGCTCATCTAACAACAATATTTCTGGTTTATTGGCTAAAGCACGGGCGATCGCTACACGCTGTTTCATCCCTCCAGAAAGCTGCTTGGGATAGGCATTGGCAAACTGAGTTAAACCAATAATTTCGAGATAATAGCTAATAATTTCTCTACGTTCGGCTTTAGATATTTTTTTGAGCTTCAGACCAAAGCCAATGTTTTGAGCTACGGTAAGCCAAGGAAATAAGGTGTAATTTTGAAACACCATTCCCCGATTTGCCCCAGGCCCTAATAATTCTGTACCATCAATTATTACCTTTCCTTTGGAAGGAGGCAATAACCCGGCAATAATATTAAGCAAAGTCGATTTTCCACAGCCAGAAGAGCCAACGATACAGGTAAATTCATTAGGGTAAATATTTAGATTAATCCGATCTAACACTAATAGTTGTTTACGACTATCTTTAATCTTTGCAAAGCTTTTGGAGAGATTACACACTTGTAATTTTGGCTCAACAGAATCTAATTCTCTCAAACTCTGTTGAGAATTGGTAACAACATTAGTGGGTAAAGAAGTCATAATAATTTTGAATAGGATTAGCAATATTAAACAGGTTGAACCGAAACACTTGCAGCATCAACGAATACCTGAGTGGTAATTAGAGCATCTCGCTGGAGATATTGCATGGCTTTTAAAGCAGCTTCATGAGCATCCCAATCAGAACCCGCACAACAGTCTTCAATTACATAAAAGTGATAATCTCTTTGATGAGCCTCGGCAACAGTGTAGTGAACGCAAACATTGGTTAATGTACCTATGACTACTAAAGTATCTACCTTCAAGCCCCGCAGTAAAATTTCTAAGTCCGTACCGAAAAAGCAACTATAGCGACGCTTGGCGAGCGCATATTCTCCATCGCGGGGATACAATTCGGGATGAAAATCTGTACCAGCCCAAGTTTCTAAACAGTGAACGGGTTCTGCACCGTCTAATTCTCTACCAAAGTCCACCATTTCTTTACGATGGACTTCTTGGGTGTGAATGACGGGTAAATTCATTTCTCTAGCTGCTGCTAATACCTGTTTAGCTCTGGGTAAAACCTTATCTGTTCCCACTAGTTGCAATGCGCCCCCATGGAAAACATCAGCCTGTAGATCGATAATTAGCAGTGCTGTAGAATTGTTGTCTAAATTAAAGTCAGTCATAGAGTTGAGATATTACTGCACTTTTTAATTGTTTAAAACTTATTACCTATTACCTATTACTTAACGAGAACCAAATTGACCAACGCTCAAAGATTATTCCGCCCAAGGTAATGCCAGTCGATAAAGCACTTTAAAACTATAATCTAGTAGCAAACCGATAATTCCAATAATTAGAATACAAAACAGAACCTTGTCAGTATTTAAAAACCTTTGAGAATAAATAATCTTAAAACCCAAACCATTTTGGGCTGCAATCAGTTCTGAAATTACCAAAAAGTTCCACGCCCCCGCTACATTAACTCTCAAAGTGTCGATAATACTGGGAATAGCAGCAGGTAAAATTACCCGAAACAGCAAATTTACTCGATTTGCCCCCAAAGTATATGCTGCGTTGAGTATTTCATTGGGTATAAACTTAACCGCATCGGCAATCATAATAGCGTTGTAGAAAACAATGCCGAGGAAAATAATTAATATCTTGGAAATTTCTCCCAAACCCGCCCAGAGAACAATCAAAGGCATAAAAGCAGCGATAGGCATATAGCGCACCACACCTACAAATGAACCAAATAAGCTCTCCATGCTTTTAAAAGTTCCCATCAAAATCCCTAAAGGAATTCCTACAATTGCAGCTAACAGAAAACCAGCTAAAACCCGACCAAAACTGGCAATAATATCGACGATCAAATCTTCCGATCTAAACATTTCAATACCAGCTTGCAATACTGCTGTTGGGGTAGGTAAAAACTGAGGATTAACTAGTTCGTTGTAGCTGAGGGACGACCAAATAGTTAAAGGTATAATTAGAGCAATTATAGTTAGCAATAACTTTAACCAAGTTGGAAAACCCTGGCGAATACTCCAAAAAACTGAAGGTCGCAAATAGGATGATGGTGGTTTATTCATAAATATTCTTAATTATTTGCCTGAAAAGATTGAATAAATTTGGGTTCAATAAGTGTTGCCAGATCGGGAACAGTTTTAATTTGTCCCTGAGAAACCAGAAAATTTCCCATTGCATTGAGAGAATTCAAGATATAAAGATCGCTATTAACATCGGTCAACATTTCGATGTTAGTTTCTACTCCAGGTAGCCCAATTCCTGCTAGATCCGCATTCAAAGCTTCGGGAGTTACTTCTAGTTTAGCTGCTGCGATCGCGATCGCTTCTTCTCGATTTGTTTCGATAAAACTAAGGGCTTTAGCAATACCTGCTATAAATACTTCTACTGCTTCGGGGTTGGCTTCGATGTACTCGCTACTAAAACTATAAAAATCGGAGATTGCGCTAGGCATTTTAGAAGAATCGTAAATAATTCTACCGTCAGGTTGAGCGGAGTTTGCCTGAGTTAAAAATGGTGCATAACTACTGGCAATATCTACATTACCCGCTTGATAAGCTGCTGCTGCGGTGGCTGCATCAGCATTAATAATTGTAATATCTTTATCGGTTAATCCTGCTTGCTTTAATACCTGTAACAAGAAAAAATGACTCACCGCACCCTGTTCTACAGCTACTTTTTTACCTTTAAAATTTGCAATATCCGTTACACTATTACGGGCTAAAATTCCGTCTCCTCCTTGGGAATTATCTTGAACCATGACAACTTTAAATTCTTTTCCTTTGTCTGCCATAAGTACAGTTTCAGAAGTAACAGAAGAGATAACTCCATCAATTCTATTTGCCAAGAATGCCGATATATAATCTGTATTTGCGCCAAAAATCTGTAAATTTACATCAAGACCATTTTCGACAAAAAAGCCTTTTTCTTGTGCAATATAAAAGGGAGTTAATCCAATCCAAGTCACCCCTCCTAATGTCATTTTCATCGGCGAAGATTGAGCTATAGAAGGAGTGACACTGTGTACAAGCAACCCTCCAGCTAATCCAGCCATAAATTTAATTGTTGTACGCCGAGATAACCGTTTTTTGTTTGAAATCATAATTTTAGTAATAACTAATGTTTAAACTCTACTTTGATTGCTGGAAAACTTCATAAAAATACTATTAATTATTTTTTATTTAATGTATCCAAAATGTCGCAAATAATGAGATCTTTATTAATTATTAAAAATTGCCTATTAAAATAAAATAGTGCAGAGTAACTTTTTATAAAGGAGTTAGCAAAGAAACTCCAATTCCACCAGTAAAAAATGTAGTCTCTTGAGCCTCATTTTGCGTGTTAATATCTCCTTGTCCGCCAAATAAACGAGCAATCCGAAAGTGATGATAGTTACTGATTAATTTAGATAAGGGTAATAAGTTTTTTGCTTCATTACCATAAAGACTTTGATGTAGTTCTGGTAAACGATACCAAGGACAGCGCATATCATGATGGTGGACGTTGTGATAGCTAAAATTCAGATATAGCAAATTTAA
Protein-coding regions in this window:
- a CDS encoding GIY-YIG nuclease family protein, producing the protein MWQLKYRVSPEGELITIEEVTSGKTNLVCPFCGCEASRRHRSLTAKKGRIKQHHFAHSHETYLKIRKGKLPSLPLYDNFHLQLSGKHFQLLKDLWREYGNTDYAIITVPFELEMKKLFNWTPQGYYFTARGKIPVGGLSLSGSNAVQEPLILSELDKLTNSVEMAKAIGGELLEEKLADLKIYQLQLQRILRFTLYFLQINADGKTLHKIGVTSRRMCARLPEIEKDLKQHYSNISINVLGTWQHRGNVELYFKHRYKEFNYRIGKLTEYYKFGDVTPVLEDLCSMQPKVFSGEELKIWQDKTKAIAF
- a CDS encoding SDR family NAD(P)-dependent oxidoreductase translates to MRLKKKIALITGAGSGIGRSTAMCFAAEGAIIMAADINETEAVITQELIEQAGGKCRALAFDVSKELEVKDAIALTVSMFGRLDIMHNNAGISIIKPTTEITEADLNRLIGINFKGVFFGCKHAIAQMVKQQEGVIINTASELAIVGQPLYSAYCGTKGAVIAMTRALSAEWAKQGIRVNALCPGPINTPMLQAEFNLATNPKVEAQAAVDSIPAGKLGTPEEIAKVALFLASDNAQFVHGAAIMVDGGKTII
- a CDS encoding ABC transporter ATP-binding protein; amino-acid sequence: MTSLPTNVVTNSQQSLRELDSVEPKLQVCNLSKSFAKIKDSRKQLLVLDRINLNIYPNEFTCIVGSSGCGKSTLLNIIAGLLPPSKGKVIIDGTELLGPGANRGMVFQNYTLFPWLTVAQNIGFGLKLKKISKAERREIISYYLEIIGLTQFANAYPKQLSGGMKQRVAIARALANKPEILLLDEPFGALDAQTKEQMQEFLYDLWDKTHITLLMITHDVEEAIFLSKKIYIMSAHPGRIEKSINIDLPTQRKLDIKLTGEFIEHKRQVLQALR
- a CDS encoding isochorismatase family cysteine hydrolase, coding for MTDFNLDNNSTALLIIDLQADVFHGGALQLVGTDKVLPRAKQVLAAAREMNLPVIHTQEVHRKEMVDFGRELDGAEPVHCLETWAGTDFHPELYPRDGEYALAKRRYSCFFGTDLEILLRGLKVDTLVVIGTLTNVCVHYTVAEAHQRDYHFYVIEDCCAGSDWDAHEAALKAMQYLQRDALITTQVFVDAASVSVQPV
- a CDS encoding ABC transporter permease; this translates as MNKPPSSYLRPSVFWSIRQGFPTWLKLLLTIIALIIPLTIWSSLSYNELVNPQFLPTPTAVLQAGIEMFRSEDLIVDIIASFGRVLAGFLLAAIVGIPLGILMGTFKSMESLFGSFVGVVRYMPIAAFMPLIVLWAGLGEISKILIIFLGIVFYNAIMIADAVKFIPNEILNAAYTLGANRVNLLFRVILPAAIPSIIDTLRVNVAGAWNFLVISELIAAQNGLGFKIIYSQRFLNTDKVLFCILIIGIIGLLLDYSFKVLYRLALPWAE
- a CDS encoding ABC transporter substrate-binding protein: MISNKKRLSRRTTIKFMAGLAGGLLVHSVTPSIAQSSPMKMTLGGVTWIGLTPFYIAQEKGFFVENGLDVNLQIFGANTDYISAFLANRIDGVISSVTSETVLMADKGKEFKVVMVQDNSQGGDGILARNSVTDIANFKGKKVAVEQGAVSHFFLLQVLKQAGLTDKDITIINADAATAAAAYQAGNVDIASSYAPFLTQANSAQPDGRIIYDSSKMPSAISDFYSFSSEYIEANPEAVEVFIAGIAKALSFIETNREEAIAIAAAKLEVTPEALNADLAGIGLPGVETNIEMLTDVNSDLYILNSLNAMGNFLVSQGQIKTVPDLATLIEPKFIQSFQANN